The proteins below come from a single Candidozyma auris chromosome 3, complete sequence genomic window:
- the ALA1 gene encoding alanine--tRNA ligase produces MTTWTASTVRQTFLDFFKSKQHTYVPSSSVVPHNDPTLLFANAGMNQYKPIFLGTVDPTSDFASLKRAANSQKCIRAGGKHNDLDDVGKDSYHHTFFEMLGNWSFGDYFKKEAIEWSWELLTGIYKLEKDRLYVTYFEGDEKNGLKPDLEAKQYWLDVGVAEDHILPGNATDNFWEMGDQGPCGPCSEIHYDRIGGRNAASLVNMDDPNVLEVWNIVFIQYNREADSSLRPLPNKHIDTGMGFERLVSILQNKFSNYDTDVFTPIFEKIREITGVRPYTGKFGADDVDGIDTAYRVIADHVRTLTFAITDGGVPNNEGRGYVLRRILRRGSRYVRKYMNYPIGSFFQQLVDVVIEQNSKIFPEIAHNLAELKEILVEEEVSFAKTLDRGEKLFEQYAIIASKTPEQTLSGKDVWRLYDTYGFPVDLTRLMAEEAGLKIDEVAFEKAKQESKEASKASGSKSGAELIKLDVHALSELDGNDAVPKTDDHYKYGLENTKSKIVALYDGSKFTDSISEAGQQYGILLNKTPFYAERGGQEYDTGSLVIDGSAEFNVTNVQSYAGYVLHTGNLVEGTLKVGDELIATYDELRRWPIRNNHTGTHVLNFALREVLGDSVDQKGSLVAAEKLRFDFSNKQALTTKELEDVERICNENIKANMEVYAEDVSLATAKQINGLRAVFGEVYPDPVRVVSIGKPVSELLKDPENKEWHKYSIELCGGTHVAKTADIKDLVIIEESGIAKGIRRIVAVTGHDAHRVQQIAKDFDAELDHASNLPFGPDKEQQAKELGVTLKKLSISVLDKQKLNDKFSKLDKSIKDQLKAKQKEESKKTLEVINEWLKDEEKSKAPFLVAHVPISANAKAITEAFNLIKKQAKEKCLYMITGTSEKVAHGCYISDEAISKGVDASQVAQAAIAYIGGKAGGKGNIVQGMGDKPEGIDEALKAVKKLLEEKLQ; encoded by the coding sequence ATGACAACCTGGACCGCTAGCACTGTTAGACAGACAttcttggacttcttcaagagcaagcAGCACACCTACGTGCCATCGTCATCTGTGGTGCCCCACAATGACCCTACGTTGTTGTTTGCCAATGCTGGTATGAATCAGTACAAGCCAATCTTCCTCGGAACCGTTGACCCCACTTCTGACTTTGCCTCTTTGAAGAGAGCAGCTAACTCACAAAAATGTATCAGAGCTGGTGGTAAACACAATGACTTGGACGATGTGGGTAAAGATTCGTACCACCACACGTTTTTCGAGATGTTGGGCAACTGGTCGTTTGGCGATTACTTCAAAAAAGAGGCTATTGAGTGGTCCTGGGAGTTGTTGACGGGCATCTACAAATTGGAAAAGGACCGTTTGTATGTGACCTATTTCGAAGGTGACGAGAAGAACGGTTTGAAGCCGGACTTGGAGGCTAAGCAGTACTGGTTGGACGTCGGTGTGGCTGAAGACCATATTTTGCCTGGTAATGCTACCGACAACTTCTGGGAAATGGGTGACCAAGGCCCTTGTGGCCCATGTTCCGAAATACACTACGATAGAATTGGTGGCAGAAATGCTGCTTCCTTGGTGAACATGGACGACCCCAACGTGTTGGAAGTGTGGAACATTGTGTTTATTCAGTACAATAGAGAAGCTGACTCTTCGCTTAGACCTTTACCAAACAAGCACATTGATACTGGTATGGGTTTCGAGAGATTGGTGTCTATCTTGCAAAACAAGTTCTCCAACTATGACACGGACGTGTTCACcccaatttttgaaaagattCGTGAAATTACTGGTGTCAGACCTTATACGGGCAAGTTTGGCGCTGACGATGTTGATGGTATTGACACTGCTTACAGAGTTATTGCTGATCACGTCAGAACGCTAACCTTCGCCATCACTGACGGTGGCGTGCCAAACAACGAAGGTAGAGGTTACgtcttgagaagaatcttgaGAAGAGGCTCTCGTTACGTGAGAAAGTACATGAACTACCCAATTGGCTCGTTTTTCCAGCAACTAGTTGACGTTGTTATAGAGCAAAACTCTAAGATTTTCCCTGAGATCGCCCACAATTTGGctgagttgaaggaaatttTGGTCGAGGAAGAGGTTTCCTTCGCTAAGACCTTAGACAGGGGTGAGAAATTGTTTGAGCAGTATGCTATCATCGCTTCGAAGACCCCTGAGCAAACGTTATCTGGTAAGGATGTTTGGAGATTGTACGATACATACGGTTTCCCCGTCGACTTGACCAGATTAATggctgaagaagctggctTGAAAATCGATGAGGTTGCTTTCGAAAAGGCAAAACAAGAATCCAAGGAAGCATCGAAGGCATCTGGTTCTAAGAGCGGTGCTGAGTTAATCAAGTTGGATGTCCATGCATTGTCTGAATTAGACGGGAACGACGCTGTCCCTAAGACTGATGACCACTACAAGTACGGTTTGGAAAACACTAAGTCTAAAATTGTTGCTCTTTACGACGGTTCGAAGTTCACTGACTCCATCTCAGAGGCTGGTCAACAATACGGTATTCTCTTGAATAAGACCCCATTCTACGCTGAACGAGGTGGCCAAGAGTACGACACCGGCTCTTTGGTCATTGATGGAAGCGCTGAATTCAACGTCACCAACGTTCAGTCATATGCTGGGTACGTTTTGCATACAGGTAACTTGGTTGAAGGTACCCTAAAGGTCGGTGACGAGCTCATCGCTACGTATGATGAATTGAGAAGGTGGCCAATTAGAAACAACCACACTGGTACTCACGTCTTGAACTTTGCATTGAGGGAGGTTCTTGGTGACAGTGTCGACCAAAAGGGCTCTTTGGTCGCTGCtgaaaagttgaggttCGACTTTAGCAACAAGCAAGCCTTGACAACCAAGGAATTGGAGGACGTCGAGAGAATCTGCAATGAAAACATTAAGGCCAACATGGAAGTGTACGCTGAAGATGTCAGCTTAGCTACTGCCAAACAGATAAACGGTCTAAGGGCTGTGTTCGGTGAAGTTTATCCAGACCCTGTCAGAGTTGTCTCAATTGGTAAGCCAGTATCTGAGTTGCTTAAGGACCCAGAGAACAAGGAGTGGCACAAGTACTCTATTGAACTCTGTGGTGGTACCCATGTTGCCAAGACTGCAGACATAAAAGACTTGGTCATCATCGAAGAATCTGGTATTGCAAAGGGTATTAGAAGAATTGTGGCCGTGACTGGTCATGATGCTCACCGTGTTCAGCAAATTGCCAAGGACTTTGATGCCGAATTGGACCATGCCTCGAACTTGCCATTCGGTCCAGACAAGGAGCAGCAGGCAAAGGAGCTCGGTGTTacattgaaaaagttgTCCATTTCAGTCTTGGATAAGCAGAAACTCAACGACAAGTTTAGCAAATTAGACAAGTCCATCAAGGACCAGTTGAAGGCTAAGCAGAAGGAAGAGTCCAAGAAAACTTTGGAAGTCATCAACGAGTGGTTgaaggatgaggagaaaTCAAAGGCTCCTTTCCTCGTTGCTCATGTTCCAATTAGTGCTAATGCTAAGGCTATCACTGAGGCGTTcaacctcatcaagaagcaagccaaggagaagtgTCTTTACATGATAACCGGTACTAGCGAAAAGGTTGCTCACGGCTGCTACATTTCAGATGAGGCGATTAGCAAGGGTGTTGATGCCAGTCAGGTTGCCCAAGCTGCCATTGCTTATATCGGCGGAAAGGCTGGTGGTAAGGGTAACATCGTTCAGGGCATGGGTGACAAGCCTGAGGGAATCGACGAAGCTCTTAAGGCtgtcaagaagcttcttgaggaaaAGTTGCAATAG